Proteins from a genomic interval of Niabella soli DSM 19437:
- a CDS encoding outer membrane beta-barrel protein codes for MRKIFYLTLLLLWNTLSQAQISIHGQVQDDAGAPVPAATITWLRSRADSKSVTTDSSGKFLIPSLQVGTKYHLEVSAVNHEEAKLTLELKNDTTIRIVLPRNNTMLNNVTVSGRAKLIQMKPNKTIVNIADNLTIVGSNIAEALQKIPGIRISNDEVSIPGKGAVQIMQDGRLLQLSQKELLSYLKSIPAGTVSKIEIITNPSAAYDASGNAGLINIITKRTTQQGYSGSIQAGYKQYQHYPGMDATGNINYNSGKWQLYANANIFRIRHKYGFRWEEYYPDRTWIMSDTGDYKQQNLAINAGADYQLSSKSTIGFNVGFSRYFEGGADYVRNSNYNGSGQTDSVLTTYADYFPVARTQSYNLYYKTKLDTSGKTFSLDGSYLTFYRTDTSNVTARSFLPDGQPIPSSTARYTNATTQNINIYAVKADMELPLSFARLQFGGKINFIDMYDDLRYYRVSNPGYTYDRDLSNEYKYTENSQALYVNVNRELGNWSWEAGLRGELTQTNGYSFLSGQRNNNNYLKLFPNALISYKMNGANLFSLTYNKRVRRPTFWNLNPYKSILTAYSYYEGNPFLQPEYNSNFQLLHIYKNKLTSALFATITNNGFDDITIAHADTNFVLRTPKNFVNSLRIGLSEAYTFSTFRWWESTTLLNIYYTDGRSKLSYVADRKGWGAYVSNSNTLYFNTAKTLAAAINFWYQFPEVSLVNRSDPYWNLDLGFNAVLVKDKLTLNANVQDVFGTSAASYTNVVNNVQQRYATLQLNRNYSLTLIFKFGKKDLKAIEHTNSDQEERKRI; via the coding sequence ATGCGAAAGATCTTCTACCTAACCCTGTTGCTGTTATGGAATACACTATCCCAGGCTCAAATCTCCATTCACGGACAAGTGCAGGATGATGCCGGGGCACCTGTTCCCGCTGCCACCATAACCTGGTTGAGGTCCCGGGCGGATTCAAAATCGGTGACCACAGATTCATCCGGAAAATTCCTAATTCCATCGCTTCAGGTAGGAACAAAATATCACCTCGAAGTATCGGCCGTGAATCATGAGGAAGCCAAACTTACTCTTGAACTTAAGAACGACACCACGATCCGCATAGTATTACCACGTAATAACACAATGCTGAACAATGTTACGGTGAGCGGTCGCGCTAAATTGATACAAATGAAGCCCAACAAAACGATTGTGAATATTGCAGATAATCTCACCATCGTAGGTAGTAATATCGCAGAAGCATTGCAAAAAATTCCCGGCATTCGTATCAGTAACGATGAGGTTTCTATTCCAGGCAAAGGTGCTGTCCAGATAATGCAGGACGGACGACTGCTGCAGCTCTCACAAAAGGAGCTTTTAAGCTATTTAAAATCGATCCCGGCCGGAACCGTATCAAAAATCGAAATTATCACCAATCCTTCGGCAGCGTATGATGCCTCGGGAAATGCGGGTCTGATCAACATTATCACCAAACGTACTACCCAACAGGGGTACAGCGGCAGTATACAGGCGGGGTACAAACAATACCAACACTATCCGGGTATGGATGCAACCGGAAATATCAACTATAATTCGGGCAAATGGCAGCTTTACGCCAATGCAAATATTTTCCGCATCCGGCACAAATATGGTTTTCGCTGGGAAGAATATTACCCGGACCGTACCTGGATCATGAGCGATACCGGCGATTACAAACAGCAAAACCTGGCGATCAATGCCGGGGCCGATTACCAGCTTTCTTCCAAATCAACCATAGGATTTAACGTGGGCTTTTCGAGATATTTTGAGGGTGGCGCCGACTATGTGCGCAATTCTAATTATAATGGCAGCGGCCAGACAGACTCTGTGCTCACCACCTATGCCGATTATTTTCCTGTGGCCAGAACACAGTCTTATAATTTATATTACAAAACCAAACTGGATACCAGCGGTAAAACCTTTTCACTGGACGGGAGCTATCTTACATTCTATCGTACCGATACCTCCAACGTTACCGCCAGAAGCTTTTTACCGGATGGGCAGCCCATCCCTTCCTCAACCGCGCGTTATACCAACGCCACTACGCAAAACATAAATATCTATGCGGTAAAAGCAGATATGGAATTGCCGCTTTCCTTTGCCCGCCTGCAGTTTGGCGGCAAGATAAATTTTATAGATATGTATGATGATCTCCGGTATTATCGTGTCAGTAATCCAGGGTACACCTATGACAGAGACCTTAGCAATGAATATAAGTACACCGAAAATAGTCAGGCCCTCTATGTAAACGTTAACCGGGAATTGGGCAACTGGTCATGGGAAGCCGGGCTGCGCGGGGAACTGACGCAAACCAATGGCTATTCCTTTCTTTCAGGGCAACGGAACAACAACAATTATCTGAAGCTTTTTCCCAATGCGCTGATTAGTTATAAAATGAATGGAGCCAATTTGTTTTCTCTCACTTATAATAAAAGAGTGCGCCGCCCTACATTCTGGAACCTCAATCCCTATAAGTCGATATTAACAGCTTATAGTTACTATGAGGGTAATCCCTTCCTGCAACCGGAATACAACAGCAATTTCCAATTGCTGCATATTTATAAAAACAAGCTCACCAGCGCCCTGTTTGCAACGATCACCAATAATGGATTTGATGACATCACCATTGCGCATGCAGATACAAATTTTGTACTGCGTACCCCCAAAAACTTTGTGAACAGTCTTCGCATAGGTTTATCCGAAGCCTATACTTTTTCAACCTTCCGCTGGTGGGAAAGCACTACCCTGCTGAATATTTATTATACAGATGGACGATCCAAACTTTCCTATGTCGCAGACCGCAAGGGTTGGGGTGCTTATGTTTCCAACAGCAATACACTGTATTTTAATACTGCCAAAACGTTGGCGGCAGCAATAAATTTCTGGTACCAGTTCCCGGAAGTCAGTTTAGTGAACCGATCAGACCCCTACTGGAACCTGGACCTGGGTTTTAACGCCGTACTGGTCAAGGACAAACTAACCCTTAACGCCAACGTGCAGGATGTATTTGGAACCAGTGCCGCTTCCTACACCAATGTGGTGAACAATGTGCAACAGCGATACGCTACGCTGCAGCTCAACCGCAACTATTCCCTCACCCTTATCTTCAAATTTGGTAAAAAAGACCTGAAAGCCATCGAACATACCAATAGCGACCAGGAAGAACGGAAACGGATCTGA